One region of Acidobacteriota bacterium genomic DNA includes:
- a CDS encoding DUF3999 domain-containing protein, translating into MTRLAIPLLLVAQIASGAEMERTIEPQAPGPNRIEVDAPLLEDAQPLRYSGNRFISGLGDLRIRDRNGAEIPYILVAPRSAPTWLRASVLPIRATKKTSGFEADLGAPHSVDAIRLPDLRAPFLKRFRLEGSGDRQRWTQLVSEGTLFDLPAESMVLREAEFEPGEYRYLRLTWDDRTSGVMPLPDRVEVRRASIGNQTHSLLPAEVTRRTSEPGASRFHIRLPGSNLPLRAIRIRTREETLSRRASVFESRLIGAEATPVSIGSATLRKIQQDEGTAEGTRIPVEPPIGPDLELVVDDGDNPPLDLEAVELELPPLPWIYFEAPSAEPLIAVWGRRSLEAPEYDLAARRENLDLDRVPVASWGPAMESDAGDASPPRPVTFDGAPVERSQFRWMKPVPPSEPGLTSLLIDEDVQAHSRDLADVRIVGDDDRQIPYLVERRDEPMEIPLRLGPRTDEGEGWSGYTLELPWPTTPPGTKLVVRTGERVFDRNVRIVTAGDGSRLDGRTLDETRWAGTVPEREAPPLVLQPYLHGSDVVRLLIDEGDNAPLELSGVSLLIPSVRFRFIRGVEHDDLELLYGAPSLRKPRYDIGLIAPRLFGEPANEIAPGEEVALREDASEASALRWFWIVIVVATVALLLVIARLLKPGHL; encoded by the coding sequence TTGACCAGACTCGCAATTCCGCTCCTTCTCGTCGCACAGATCGCATCGGGAGCCGAGATGGAGCGGACAATCGAGCCGCAGGCTCCCGGTCCCAACCGCATCGAGGTCGACGCGCCGCTGCTCGAAGACGCTCAACCTCTTCGCTACTCCGGAAATCGCTTCATCAGCGGGCTCGGAGACCTTCGGATCAGGGACCGCAACGGCGCGGAGATCCCGTACATCCTCGTCGCCCCGCGCTCGGCTCCCACATGGTTGCGAGCGAGCGTCCTCCCGATTCGTGCGACGAAGAAGACGAGCGGCTTCGAAGCAGACCTCGGTGCCCCCCATTCAGTCGACGCGATTCGCCTTCCCGATCTTCGCGCACCTTTTCTCAAACGCTTCCGTCTCGAAGGAAGCGGCGACCGGCAGCGCTGGACGCAACTGGTCTCCGAGGGGACGCTGTTCGACCTCCCAGCCGAATCGATGGTGCTGCGGGAGGCCGAGTTCGAGCCGGGTGAGTACCGGTATCTCAGACTCACCTGGGATGACCGCACCAGCGGCGTCATGCCCCTCCCCGATCGCGTCGAGGTCCGCCGCGCGTCGATCGGGAATCAGACCCATTCGCTCCTTCCGGCAGAAGTGACTCGACGCACCAGCGAGCCCGGCGCCAGCAGGTTCCACATCCGGCTGCCCGGCTCGAATCTTCCGCTGCGTGCAATCCGGATCCGAACCCGTGAAGAGACTCTCTCCCGACGTGCATCCGTCTTCGAGTCCCGTCTCATCGGCGCCGAAGCGACGCCCGTGTCGATTGGAAGCGCCACACTCCGGAAGATTCAGCAGGACGAGGGAACCGCGGAGGGCACGCGGATTCCGGTCGAGCCACCCATCGGACCGGATCTCGAGCTCGTCGTCGACGACGGTGACAATCCGCCTCTCGATCTGGAGGCGGTCGAGCTCGAGCTTCCCCCGCTCCCGTGGATCTATTTCGAGGCTCCGTCGGCCGAGCCGCTCATCGCGGTCTGGGGACGTCGCTCGCTCGAGGCTCCGGAGTACGATCTCGCCGCGCGCAGGGAGAATCTCGACCTCGACCGCGTACCCGTCGCCTCCTGGGGACCCGCCATGGAATCGGACGCTGGCGATGCGTCCCCGCCTCGGCCGGTCACCTTCGACGGAGCACCGGTCGAGAGGTCGCAATTCCGCTGGATGAAGCCGGTTCCTCCCTCGGAACCGGGTCTGACATCGCTCCTCATCGATGAAGACGTTCAGGCGCACTCTCGCGATCTCGCCGACGTGCGGATTGTCGGAGACGACGACCGGCAGATCCCCTATCTCGTCGAGCGTCGGGACGAACCGATGGAGATCCCGCTACGTCTCGGCCCGAGAACCGACGAGGGTGAGGGATGGTCGGGCTACACGCTCGAGCTCCCATGGCCGACGACGCCGCCGGGTACGAAGCTCGTTGTGCGGACCGGCGAGCGGGTGTTCGACCGGAACGTACGGATCGTCACGGCCGGCGACGGTTCCCGGCTCGACGGAAGGACGCTCGACGAGACCCGGTGGGCCGGCACCGTGCCGGAGCGGGAGGCGCCGCCTCTCGTCCTTCAACCCTATCTGCACGGCTCGGACGTGGTCCGCCTTCTGATCGACGAAGGGGACAACGCGCCGCTCGAGCTGAGCGGTGTCAGCCTCCTGATCCCATCCGTGCGATTCCGGTTCATCCGCGGGGTCGAGCATGATGACCTCGAGCTTCTCTACGGCGCGCCTTCGCTCAGGAAGCCCCGTTACGACATCGGACTGATCGCACCGAGGCTCTTCGGCGAGCCGGCCAACGAGATCGCGCCCGGCGAGGAAGTCGCGCTGCGCGAAGATGCCTCGGAAGCCTCCGCGCTCCGCTGGTTCTGGATCGTGATCGTCGTCGCCACCGTCGCGCTCCTGCTCGTCATCGCGCGTCTTCTGAAGCCGGGCCATCTGTAG
- a CDS encoding photosynthetic reaction center cytochrome c subunit, translating to MTIRSLVLFAALVLLVSSCRTPSDPPAPDPGPTPASGEASARADQMEITPVPPPEPNPQTAPSPPPAPPNPIIARLREEIAGKEHLPAEQVFENIQIMEGIPAGRLLSIMERGFAPALGVRCSFCHEPGNWSSDEKEQKRTAREMWKMAADINTRIEGITGEKAMVNCSTCHQGNSSPPGHGARRPER from the coding sequence ATGACCATCCGATCTCTGGTACTTTTCGCCGCTCTCGTTCTTCTCGTTTCCTCCTGCAGAACGCCGTCCGATCCCCCCGCACCCGATCCCGGCCCCACGCCGGCATCCGGGGAGGCTTCCGCGCGGGCGGACCAGATGGAGATCACTCCCGTACCGCCGCCCGAACCGAATCCGCAGACCGCTCCTTCTCCCCCGCCCGCCCCCCCGAACCCGATCATCGCGCGGCTTCGCGAGGAGATCGCGGGAAAGGAGCATCTCCCGGCCGAGCAGGTCTTCGAGAACATCCAGATCATGGAGGGGATCCCCGCCGGACGGCTCCTTTCGATCATGGAACGCGGCTTCGCGCCGGCTCTCGGCGTCCGCTGCAGCTTCTGCCACGAGCCCGGCAACTGGTCGTCCGACGAGAAGGAGCAGAAGAGAACCGCCCGGGAGATGTGGAAGATGGCTGCCGACATCAACACGCGCATCGAGGGGATCACCGGAGAGAAGGCGATGGTGAACTGCTCGACGTGCCATCAGGGGAACTCCAGCCCGCCGGGACACGGCGCCAGGCGCCCGGAACGATAG
- a CDS encoding YbaN family protein: MIRILYIFMGTVSVGLGIAGILLPLLPATPFMLLAAWCYTRSSPRLRRWLVNHPVLGAPIRDFRDNRPLPRGRLISILAILWTSIGVSVLIVDPLLIKLLLPAIAASVTAWLLVRQTRLARTPSPPGRLAN; encoded by the coding sequence ATGATCCGGATCCTCTACATCTTCATGGGGACAGTGAGCGTCGGGCTCGGAATCGCCGGTATCCTGCTTCCCCTCCTCCCGGCGACACCCTTCATGCTGCTCGCCGCCTGGTGCTACACCCGAAGCTCCCCGCGCCTGAGACGCTGGCTCGTCAATCACCCGGTCCTCGGTGCGCCGATACGCGATTTCCGGGACAACCGTCCGCTCCCACGCGGCAGACTGATCTCGATTCTCGCCATCCTCTGGACCTCGATCGGCGTCTCCGTTCTGATCGTCGACCCTCTGCTGATCAAACTCCTCCTCCCGGCGATCGCCGCCAGTGTGACGGCGTGGCTGCTGGTCCGGCAGACCCGTCTCGCCAGAACCCCGTCCCCTCCAGGCCGATTGGCCAACTGA
- a CDS encoding DUF2339 domain-containing protein has protein sequence MEFVLLLAAMAFLIANHNRSRENRQRIANLEEEIAGVQDSLEIIRNRMRETLLAADALADSEPSKAATRKQPAGATPDQQPARPVATPPAAPTPGFVAKAPSAPEKPVPPERPVVAPEQPAAARNAEPAGATAGPQAPAPPAAKPPPPPHEPAPPPPPSGPSWSDRFRQFDWESLIGVRLFSWIAGIALALASVFFIKYSFDQGILTPPIRMAIGLVTGIGLLLACELRVARGYRHTANAMDGAGIAILYATLFSSSAIWKLLPTSLTFALMILVTAVAVLLSVRRDSPFIAVLGLVGGFATPAMLSTGENRPIVLFSYLLMLNAGLAWVAYRKRWPLLSILALAFTTLYQWGWVVRFLNSSTIPLAIAIFLAFPILGVAAFFLGAREKNVSNLFGRSAATAAIVPVAFAAYLAAVPAYGDQFHLLFGFLLIVGAGLALVSASSRAPEVLHLIGAFSAVLVVAIWTGISWSAAAWPAILLWISSLAILYALVPIAIRRFGARFGLAEYSGVGRSATWAAPLFLFVFPVIAAIEARTRSPLLLFATLFALLLVIAFSAIRLRQPALVHVAAGVALLTEIVWSARYLAPETLASALVVYLAFTVLFVGISIWMSRRNVALRYGSAPYLVAGFIILFMMAGGSVASVALPALTLLMFAILAGLFIDGRGPLVVTAGLLLSWLVLQIWWSTADVVANLIPALAILAALSIFILAGSWWLNRKESESGRINAAFALVGHLFLVAVAMRPDLAVPPGPLFAVLALLTVAIAIGALLLRDTLLLIANLLFAQVVLAFWAATASTPPYPSIAILATLLVAAFGVGWSERITALRQWSDEERKHLILAIFASLFSAQLVTMVATSAGEPPLALIVAAHLIVISGIFFYAVRSGWQLAPVLVAVTSGIAMFQYRDGYVPSDWNQEMILALALYLPFIIYPFVLGRRALGSIQPYLAAIVASAAFFWFALVNLKEHGYADVIGILPIAQAVLLSSFLLQLRRIEPPAERNLDRLALVAGVALAFVTVAIPLQLENEWITIAWALEAAALVWLFPRVPHRGLLMWAAALVAIVFVRLSLNPAVLSYHPRSDTPIFNWHLYTYLTCALAFFAVVRLLKDDSVLARRLRAGAAAGGTILLFLLLNIEIADFFSKGPTITFNFSAGLAQNLTYTLGWAVFAIALLVAGLVLRSRPARIAAIGLLTLSVFKGFLSDVMQLGGLYRVASLVGLAIALAMVAVLLQKFILSKREDAPRPTPEAAV, from the coding sequence GTGGAATTCGTTCTGCTGCTGGCCGCGATGGCCTTTCTGATCGCGAACCACAATCGAAGCCGGGAAAACCGGCAACGGATCGCGAATCTCGAAGAGGAGATCGCGGGAGTCCAGGACTCGCTCGAGATCATCCGCAACCGGATGCGGGAGACGCTTCTAGCCGCGGATGCGCTCGCGGATTCCGAACCGTCGAAAGCCGCCACTCGGAAGCAGCCCGCCGGAGCGACACCCGATCAGCAGCCGGCTCGGCCCGTCGCGACACCTCCGGCGGCTCCGACGCCTGGATTCGTCGCCAAAGCTCCTTCCGCGCCGGAGAAACCGGTTCCGCCGGAACGTCCCGTCGTTGCACCGGAACAACCGGCCGCCGCACGAAACGCCGAACCGGCCGGAGCAACCGCGGGTCCTCAGGCACCGGCTCCTCCCGCGGCGAAACCGCCCCCGCCCCCGCACGAGCCAGCACCTCCCCCGCCACCATCCGGCCCGAGCTGGTCGGATCGCTTCCGGCAATTCGACTGGGAGAGCCTGATCGGCGTCCGGCTCTTCTCCTGGATTGCCGGCATCGCGCTCGCTCTCGCATCGGTCTTCTTCATCAAGTACTCGTTCGACCAGGGGATCCTGACGCCTCCGATCCGGATGGCGATCGGCCTCGTCACGGGAATCGGTCTGCTACTCGCCTGCGAGCTGCGCGTCGCCCGCGGTTATCGGCATACCGCGAACGCCATGGACGGCGCCGGAATCGCGATACTCTACGCGACGCTCTTCTCGTCGAGCGCCATCTGGAAGCTTCTCCCGACCTCGCTCACCTTCGCGCTGATGATCCTCGTGACGGCGGTTGCCGTCCTGCTCTCGGTACGGCGAGACTCACCGTTCATCGCCGTGCTCGGTCTCGTCGGCGGCTTCGCAACACCCGCGATGCTTTCGACCGGAGAGAACCGCCCCATCGTCCTCTTCTCCTATCTGTTGATGCTGAACGCGGGCCTCGCCTGGGTCGCGTATCGGAAGCGGTGGCCGCTGCTGTCGATCCTCGCGCTCGCATTCACGACTCTCTATCAGTGGGGCTGGGTCGTCCGTTTCCTCAACAGCTCGACGATCCCTCTCGCGATCGCGATCTTTCTCGCCTTCCCGATTCTCGGGGTCGCGGCCTTCTTTCTCGGAGCGCGCGAGAAGAACGTATCGAACCTTTTCGGGCGGAGCGCGGCGACCGCGGCGATCGTCCCGGTCGCGTTCGCTGCCTATCTCGCCGCGGTTCCGGCGTACGGCGATCAGTTTCACCTCCTCTTCGGCTTCCTCCTGATCGTCGGCGCTGGACTCGCGCTCGTTTCGGCGAGCTCCCGCGCCCCTGAAGTACTCCATCTCATCGGAGCCTTTTCGGCCGTGCTCGTCGTCGCGATCTGGACCGGCATCTCCTGGTCCGCCGCCGCATGGCCGGCGATCCTTCTCTGGATCTCCTCGCTCGCCATTCTCTACGCGCTCGTTCCGATCGCGATCCGGCGCTTCGGAGCTCGCTTCGGTCTCGCCGAGTACTCTGGCGTCGGCCGCTCGGCGACGTGGGCTGCTCCGCTGTTCCTCTTCGTGTTTCCCGTGATCGCGGCAATCGAAGCGAGGACGCGGTCGCCGCTACTTCTCTTCGCAACGCTGTTCGCGCTTCTCCTGGTCATCGCATTCTCCGCGATCCGGCTTCGCCAGCCTGCGCTCGTCCATGTCGCGGCTGGAGTAGCGCTCCTGACCGAGATCGTCTGGTCGGCGCGGTATCTCGCTCCGGAAACGCTCGCGTCTGCACTCGTCGTCTACCTGGCCTTCACGGTGCTTTTCGTCGGGATCTCGATCTGGATGAGCCGCCGGAATGTCGCGCTCCGTTACGGGAGTGCGCCCTACCTCGTGGCGGGATTCATCATTCTCTTCATGATGGCCGGTGGCTCGGTGGCAAGTGTCGCGCTCCCGGCGCTCACGCTTCTGATGTTTGCGATCCTCGCGGGGCTGTTCATCGACGGAAGGGGACCACTTGTGGTGACGGCGGGACTGCTCCTCTCCTGGCTCGTCCTTCAGATCTGGTGGTCGACCGCGGACGTCGTCGCGAATCTCATCCCGGCGCTCGCGATCCTCGCTGCGCTGTCGATCTTCATCCTCGCCGGCTCGTGGTGGCTGAACCGGAAGGAGTCGGAGAGCGGGCGGATCAACGCAGCATTCGCGCTCGTCGGACACCTCTTCCTCGTTGCCGTCGCGATGCGACCCGATCTCGCCGTACCTCCCGGGCCTCTGTTCGCGGTGCTCGCGCTGCTGACCGTCGCGATCGCCATCGGGGCTCTGCTTCTGCGCGACACCCTGCTGCTGATCGCGAATCTGCTCTTCGCGCAGGTCGTGCTCGCATTCTGGGCCGCTACGGCCTCGACCCCCCCGTATCCGTCGATCGCAATCCTCGCAACGTTGCTGGTCGCTGCATTCGGAGTCGGATGGAGCGAGCGGATCACCGCGCTCCGACAATGGAGCGACGAGGAAAGGAAGCATCTGATTCTGGCGATCTTCGCATCGCTCTTCTCGGCGCAGCTCGTCACCATGGTCGCCACGTCCGCCGGTGAACCGCCGCTCGCCCTGATCGTCGCGGCTCATCTGATCGTGATCTCCGGGATTTTCTTTTACGCCGTCCGATCCGGCTGGCAGCTCGCCCCCGTTCTGGTTGCGGTCACCTCGGGTATTGCGATGTTCCAGTACCGGGACGGTTACGTTCCTTCGGACTGGAATCAGGAAATGATCCTCGCGCTCGCCCTCTATCTCCCGTTCATCATCTACCCATTCGTTCTCGGCCGGCGCGCACTCGGGTCGATCCAGCCGTACTTAGCGGCGATCGTCGCGAGCGCGGCGTTCTTCTGGTTCGCTCTCGTGAATCTGAAGGAGCATGGGTATGCGGACGTCATCGGAATCCTGCCGATCGCGCAGGCGGTGCTACTGTCGTCGTTCCTTCTGCAACTTCGCCGAATCGAGCCTCCCGCGGAGCGAAACCTCGATCGGCTCGCACTGGTCGCCGGCGTCGCACTCGCATTCGTCACCGTGGCGATTCCCCTTCAGCTCGAGAACGAATGGATCACGATCGCGTGGGCGCTCGAAGCGGCCGCTCTCGTCTGGCTCTTCCCCCGAGTTCCGCATCGCGGACTTCTGATGTGGGCCGCTGCGCTGGTCGCAATCGTTTTCGTCCGCCTCTCGCTCAATCCGGCAGTGCTCAGCTACCACCCGCGAAGCGATACGCCGATATTCAACTGGCACCTCTACACCTATCTGACGTGCGCGCTCGCATTCTTCGCCGTCGTCCGGCTTCTGAAGGACGACAGCGTTCTCGCCCGGCGACTCCGGGCAGGGGCGGCCGCGGGAGGAACGATCCTTCTCTTTCTCCTGCTCAACATCGAGATCGCCGACTTTTTCTCGAAAGGTCCGACGATTACCTTCAACTTCTCGGCAGGTCTCGCCCAGAACCTGACCTACACGCTCGGGTGGGCGGTTTTTGCGATCGCGCTCCTCGTCGCCGGGCTGGTTCTTCGAAGCCGGCCTGCGCGAATCGCGGCGATCGGACTACTCACGCTCTCGGTATTCAAGGGATTTCTCTCGGACGTGATGCAGCTCGGCGGACTCTACCGGGTTGCCTCCCTCGTCGGCCTCGCCATCGCTCTCGCGATGGTCGCGGTGCTTCTTCAGAAATTCATTCTCTCGAAGCGAGAGGATGCTCCACGCCCCACCCCGGAGGCCGCGGTTTGA
- a CDS encoding ABC transporter ATP-binding protein/permease translates to MPRRLRSQEEKRPLDRGEVWREARAIIWERRGRLAIGFVVLIIGRLAGLVLPASSKWIIDEVIGRQRFELLYPIAIAAGVATIIQALSGFGLSQILGVTAQHSITEMRKAVQRHVIRLPTATFDSTKSGVLISRIMSDAEGLRNLVGTGLVQLFGGSLTAAIAIGVLFWLNARITLVMIVTMGAFAVLMAFVFRSVRPIFRERGAINADVTGRLAETLGGIRVVKSYVAEPREDEIFSRGVDNLFDNVKKSITAISATNAATTILFGIAGIIMMVMGSRAILAGEMTLGDLTMFIIFTGMAAGPIIQMASIGTQITEAFAGLDRIREIRREPIERDAEDTVTVDTIRGDIEFRNVWFEYEPDKPVLRDVSFVAPAGTTTALVGPSGSGKSTLIGLVMTFNQPKEGTILVDGIDLSTLSLSRYRSRLGIVLQENFLFDGSVLDNIRYGRPDASVEEVKRVARIAHVDEFVEPLEEGYDSIVGERGIKLSGGQRQRIAIARAILADPTILILDEATSSLDSESEAKIQDGLRSLRRGRTTFVIAHRLSTIRSADQILVLEEGRVVERGTHAELMALDGRYRTLHDTQYSLETDRFVNPGEELGEHEPETEPIPSKLVGERDL, encoded by the coding sequence GAGCGGCGGGGGCGCCTCGCCATCGGTTTCGTCGTTCTCATCATTGGACGTCTCGCCGGACTGGTCCTTCCCGCCAGCTCGAAATGGATCATCGACGAGGTCATCGGCAGACAGCGCTTCGAGCTCCTCTACCCGATCGCAATCGCCGCCGGAGTCGCCACCATCATCCAGGCCCTCAGCGGATTCGGACTCTCCCAGATCCTCGGTGTCACCGCGCAACACTCGATCACCGAGATGCGGAAGGCGGTGCAGCGACACGTGATCCGGCTCCCCACGGCGACCTTCGACTCGACGAAGTCGGGCGTGCTGATCTCGCGCATCATGAGCGACGCGGAAGGGCTGCGAAATCTCGTCGGGACGGGTCTGGTGCAGCTCTTCGGCGGCTCGCTCACCGCGGCGATCGCCATCGGGGTCCTCTTCTGGCTGAACGCGCGGATCACCCTCGTGATGATCGTCACGATGGGGGCTTTCGCCGTTCTCATGGCCTTCGTCTTCCGAAGCGTCCGCCCGATCTTCCGGGAACGCGGCGCCATCAACGCCGATGTCACCGGAAGGCTCGCCGAAACGCTCGGAGGAATCCGGGTCGTCAAATCGTACGTCGCCGAGCCGCGGGAGGACGAGATCTTCTCCAGGGGAGTCGACAACCTCTTCGACAACGTGAAGAAGTCGATCACGGCGATCTCCGCGACCAACGCCGCCACGACCATCCTCTTCGGGATCGCCGGAATCATCATGATGGTGATGGGGAGCCGCGCCATTCTGGCAGGCGAGATGACACTCGGCGACCTGACGATGTTCATCATCTTCACCGGCATGGCAGCGGGACCGATCATCCAGATGGCGTCGATCGGCACGCAGATCACCGAGGCCTTCGCCGGGCTCGATCGGATCCGGGAGATCCGGCGCGAGCCTATCGAGCGTGACGCGGAGGATACCGTCACGGTCGACACGATCCGGGGCGACATCGAGTTCCGCAACGTCTGGTTCGAGTACGAACCGGACAAGCCGGTTCTGCGCGACGTATCGTTCGTCGCACCCGCCGGAACGACCACCGCGCTCGTCGGCCCGAGCGGCTCGGGCAAGAGCACGCTCATCGGTCTGGTCATGACGTTCAATCAGCCGAAGGAGGGGACGATCCTCGTCGACGGAATCGACCTTTCGACTCTCTCGCTCAGCCGTTATCGAAGCCGGCTCGGCATCGTCCTCCAGGAAAACTTCCTCTTCGACGGATCAGTGCTCGACAATATCCGCTACGGCAGACCGGATGCCTCGGTCGAAGAGGTGAAGCGGGTCGCCCGGATCGCCCACGTGGATGAATTCGTCGAACCCCTCGAAGAGGGCTACGACTCGATCGTCGGCGAGCGCGGCATCAAGCTCTCCGGCGGCCAGCGGCAGAGGATCGCGATCGCCCGCGCCATCCTCGCCGATCCGACGATTCTGATCCTCGACGAGGCAACCTCGAGCCTCGATTCGGAGAGCGAGGCGAAGATCCAGGATGGTCTCCGGTCGCTGCGACGGGGGCGGACGACCTTCGTCATCGCGCACCGGCTCTCCACGATCCGCAGCGCCGACCAGATTCTCGTCCTCGAGGAAGGCCGCGTCGTCGAACGGGGGACGCACGCCGAGCTGATGGCTCTCGACGGCCGCTACCGCACGCTGCACGATACGCAGTACTCGCTCGAGACCGATCGATTCGTTAACCCGGGCGAGGAGCTCGGCGAGCACGAGCCGGAGACCGAACCCATCCCCTCGAAGCTCGTCGGCGAACGCGACCTCTGA
- a CDS encoding PQQ-like beta-propeller repeat protein, protein MKRRDQGSGIRDQSEALVILSPAQRGRRIWVWDRESPNPSRWNVASRKLVPRPASRISFTLHSSLFTLLFPLHSSLFSRDKLGPEVVIMSSGPIIIGIKGHVVSIEPATGRELWRRKIRSSSIATVRHLGDRVWVGTRGEVIAIGISTGSVLWENPLKGTGYGAIFFADTGRDDSDVILTIGNRVVSLHASTGSENWRTTLGSLGNLSHARVVSSDRIVAANSGKLYGLDRRTGTIAWVEKLSGLGHGFISMGGGDAEAAVFSVMKAQQNAAAAT, encoded by the coding sequence GTGAAAAGAAGGGATCAGGGGTCAGGGATCAGGGATCAGAGTGAAGCACTCGTCATTCTGAGCCCGGCGCAGCGCGGGCGAAGAATCTGGGTGTGGGATCGTGAATCGCCCAACCCCTCCCGGTGGAATGTCGCATCGCGCAAGCTCGTCCCTCGCCCGGCGTCCCGCATTTCTTTCACTCTTCACTCTTCACTCTTCACTCTTCTTTTCCCCCTTCACTCTTCACTCTTCTCCAGGGATAAACTTGGTCCGGAGGTCGTCATCATGTCGAGCGGTCCAATCATCATCGGAATCAAAGGTCACGTCGTATCCATCGAACCGGCGACTGGTCGGGAGCTCTGGCGACGGAAGATCCGGAGCAGCTCGATCGCTACGGTCAGGCACCTCGGTGATCGGGTCTGGGTGGGTACGCGCGGGGAGGTGATCGCGATCGGGATTTCGACCGGGTCGGTTCTCTGGGAGAATCCGCTGAAGGGCACCGGATATGGAGCGATATTCTTCGCGGACACGGGACGAGATGACTCGGACGTGATTCTGACGATCGGAAACCGGGTCGTTTCCCTGCACGCTTCAACCGGATCGGAGAACTGGCGGACGACCCTCGGGTCGCTCGGGAACCTGAGCCACGCGCGTGTCGTCTCCTCCGATCGCATCGTGGCTGCGAATTCGGGGAAACTCTACGGGCTCGACCGGCGAACCGGAACGATCGCGTGGGTCGAGAAGCTCTCGGGGCTGGGCCACGGATTCATTTCGATGGGCGGAGGCGACGCGGAGGCTGCCGTCTTTTCGGTGATGAAGGCGCAGCAAAACGCAGCGGCTGCGACCTGA
- a CDS encoding amidohydrolase family protein has protein sequence MKKLLLPLLFLFLGCTADAPSSTASPSPDEGSGVLAIRNVSVIPMTDEGERLIENQTVIVRGDRIESAGADVAIPARAQVIDGSGHYLIPGLAEMHGHVPPPTAEPHMVEDVLFLYVANGITTVRGMLGAPGQLALREATRSGSLLGPTLYLAGPSFNGNSVSSPEQAREMVEAQHAEGWNLLKVHPGLTRPEYDAMADTANELGIRFGGHVPSEVGLRHALEKNQETFDHLDGYIEALETVPVSDDAIRELAESTREAGAWVVPTMALWETLLGTAELEELQTYDELRYVPSEAIDQWSRAFENRRAAPGYDEAEARRIAADRIRVLRILHEEDILVLMGTDAPQQFSVPGFSLHRELEWMARAGMTPYDILRSGTLNVGRYFSNEDEFGTIAPGQRADLVLLRSNPLEGHTALADIEGVMVRGRWLDRDFLDAGLREIDARYE, from the coding sequence ATGAAAAAACTACTTCTTCCTCTCCTTTTTCTTTTTCTTGGCTGCACGGCGGACGCGCCCTCCTCGACTGCTTCGCCGTCCCCGGATGAAGGATCAGGCGTGCTGGCCATCCGCAATGTCTCGGTAATTCCGATGACCGACGAGGGGGAACGCCTCATCGAGAACCAGACCGTCATCGTGCGCGGTGACCGGATCGAGTCGGCAGGAGCTGATGTCGCGATCCCCGCGCGTGCGCAGGTGATCGACGGATCGGGACACTATCTGATTCCGGGGCTCGCTGAGATGCATGGGCACGTTCCACCTCCCACCGCGGAGCCGCACATGGTCGAGGACGTCCTCTTTCTCTATGTCGCCAACGGAATCACGACTGTACGAGGAATGCTCGGCGCCCCCGGCCAGCTCGCACTCCGCGAGGCGACGCGGTCGGGGTCATTGCTCGGCCCGACTCTCTATCTCGCCGGTCCGAGCTTCAACGGAAACTCGGTCTCCTCTCCCGAGCAGGCCCGGGAGATGGTGGAGGCACAGCACGCCGAAGGATGGAATCTTCTGAAGGTTCATCCCGGTCTGACGCGTCCCGAGTACGACGCGATGGCGGACACGGCGAACGAGCTCGGGATTCGTTTCGGCGGGCACGTCCCCTCGGAGGTCGGACTCCGCCACGCCCTCGAAAAGAACCAGGAGACGTTCGATCATCTCGACGGATACATCGAGGCTCTCGAAACGGTCCCCGTCAGCGACGACGCGATTCGCGAGCTCGCCGAGTCGACTCGGGAGGCGGGAGCGTGGGTGGTTCCGACGATGGCTTTGTGGGAGACGCTTCTCGGAACCGCTGAGCTCGAAGAGCTGCAGACGTACGACGAGCTTCGCTACGTCCCTTCGGAGGCGATCGATCAGTGGTCCCGCGCCTTCGAAAACCGGCGGGCGGCACCGGGATACGACGAGGCGGAAGCGCGGCGCATCGCCGCTGACCGCATCCGCGTGCTACGGATTCTCCACGAGGAGGACATTCTCGTTCTGATGGGAACCGATGCCCCACAGCAGTTCAGCGTTCCCGGATTCTCGCTCCACCGGGAGCTCGAGTGGATGGCGCGGGCCGGCATGACGCCGTACGACATCCTCCGAAGCGGCACCCTGAACGTCGGCCGCTACTTCTCGAACGAGGACGAGTTCGGCACCATCGCTCCGGGGCAGCGCGCGGATCTCGTCCTTCTCCGCTCGAATCCGCTCGAGGGCCACACGGCGCTGGCCGACATCGAGGGTGTCATGGTTCGCGGCCGGTGGCTCGACCGCGATTTCCTCGACGCGGGTCTCCGGGAGATCGACGCGCGTTACGAATGA